Proteins encoded together in one Coffea arabica cultivar ET-39 chromosome 2c, Coffea Arabica ET-39 HiFi, whole genome shotgun sequence window:
- the LOC113738698 gene encoding U-box domain-containing protein 4-like: protein MEVKRRAVKELVTKLGSVSEQIRVEALSELRLISKNDPDSRPIIADADSAAISYIAEALYSPTQVIQENAAATLHNLSISSKDQLMSTRGVLDALSHALLNPSCPFAAQCAAGTLYSLLMVESYRSIIGHKRDILFGLVEMIRRPDSASRSIKDGLKALFGIALYPLNRAGLIGLGVVPALFSLVCKDGRVGVVEDATAVIAQIAGCEESWEAFRNVSGVRVLIDLLDSSTGSSIRTKENAVSAMLKLVQCGGEEIAKTIREMGFDVFDGIVDVVENGTDKGKVKGITLLKVLDAKSVGSLLDKEFESLMSNSAS from the coding sequence ATGGAGGTAAAGAGACGAGCTGTGAAAGAACTAGTAACAAAATTAGGTTCCGTCTCCGAACAAATTCGAGTTGAAGCCCTCTCCGAGCTCCGGTTGATCTCGAAAAATGATCCCGACAGCCGGCCCATCATTGCCGATGCTGATTCTGCCGCCATCTCCTATATAGCCGAGGCCCTTTACTCCCCAACGCAGGTCATTCAAGAAAACGCCGCCGCCACCCTCCACAACCTATCCATTTCGTCTAAGGATCAGCTGATGTCCACTCGCGGCGTCCTTGATGCGCTATCGCACGCTCTCCTCAACCCCTCCTGTCCCTTCGCTGCCCAGTGCGCTGCTGGTACGCTCTATAGCTTGTTGATGGTTGAGTCCTACCGTTCGATTATTGGGCACAAGAGGGATATTCTATTTGGGCTGGTGGAGATGATTAGAAGACCCGATTCTGCATCTCGGAGCATAAAGGATGGGTTGAAAGCTTTGTTTGGAATTGCACTTTATCCGCTGAATCGGGCTGGGTTGATTGGGCTTGGAGTTGTGCCAGCTCTGTTTTCTTTGGTGTGTAAGGATGGTAGAGTTGGCGTTGTTGAGGATGCGACGGCTGTGATCGCACAGATTGCAGGGTGTGAGGAGAGTTGGGAGGCATTTAGGAATGTTTCTGGGGTgagggttttaattgatttgcTGGACAGTTCCACGGGATCGAGTATTAGGACTAAGGAAAATGCAGTTTCTGCGATGTTGAAATTGGTGCAATGTGGTGGAGAGGAGATTGCTAAAACCATTCGTGAAATGGGATTTGATGTTTTTGATGGGATTGTTGATGTAGTGGAGAATGGTACTGATAAGGGGAAGGTTAAAGGGATCACACTGTTGAAAGTACTTGATGCTAAGAGCGTTGGATCGTTGTTGGATAAAGAATTTGAATCTTTGATGAGCAATTCAGCGTCATAA